In one window of Rhodoglobus vestalii DNA:
- a CDS encoding transposase, translating into MTNPYPADFRERALRMLTQARPDHLSDFAAASHVAGRLGVNPETLRLWKKRADIDAGREPGTTSEAQVEIKRLKKQIVELEKANEILRSASVFFATELGRTSSR; encoded by the coding sequence ATGACCAACCCTTACCCAGCCGATTTTCGTGAACGTGCGTTGCGGATGCTCACGCAGGCTCGTCCTGATCACCTGTCTGATTTCGCTGCGGCCAGCCATGTCGCCGGCCGGCTTGGCGTGAATCCTGAGACGTTGCGGTTATGGAAGAAGCGTGCCGATATCGACGCCGGTCGTGAGCCCGGGACGACCTCCGAGGCGCAGGTAGAGATCAAGCGGTTGAAGAAGCAGATCGTGGAGCTAGAGAAGGCGAACGAGATCCTGCGGTCTGCGAGCGTATTTTTCGCAACCGAGCTCGGCCGCACCTCATCGAGATGA
- a CDS encoding SIR2 family protein gives MRPKETRARRPVYVLGAGFSRAISQHMPLTDELGAAITSRLGITWPSGSEENSFEDQLTLLSTSLPFLAGHENTSRRAIAEEVTATLAEELEDRNNSAAAGESPLWLRQLVSLWQAEQATVVTFNYDTLVEQAVTALRPAVLDRGASEPKSVHGWQVVFPAPTPVNALTYESLHGPTQESFQLLKLHGSLNWYWSLGESATIVRDATVCGFGSRSATTESDEAGVKLLDRFLIPPVTSKDSYYNVNLVHRLWRTAHDAMQQASRLTIIGYSMPAADRIAAELLCSVPDGTPVDIVNWKLGSEADLDSPIGRIKRLGMNLDRTWEGESAVSDYVSNGLNAASRSLLENSALNKGKEVGVVVSITPNQSSQSQRPVPASIRANSNGKASVVGFNWQDAGNSNMPPTEFSLQLLSTGSAELSDFYTGRSLLDAVQGGKPFLIQSINGIVRVIGATRIEIGRWPAIYLWTTPESDS, from the coding sequence GTCGCCCCGTCTATGTCCTAGGTGCGGGGTTCTCGCGGGCGATTAGTCAACACATGCCCTTGACCGATGAGCTCGGAGCGGCAATTACTTCGAGGTTGGGAATCACCTGGCCCTCCGGTTCGGAGGAGAACTCGTTCGAGGATCAACTCACGCTGTTGTCGACCTCTCTGCCGTTCTTAGCCGGCCACGAGAACACGTCACGTCGTGCCATTGCGGAGGAAGTCACGGCGACGCTCGCCGAGGAGCTAGAAGATCGAAACAACTCAGCTGCTGCCGGAGAATCCCCTCTGTGGCTTCGCCAGTTGGTGTCACTCTGGCAAGCAGAGCAAGCAACAGTCGTCACCTTCAACTACGACACCTTGGTCGAGCAGGCGGTTACAGCTCTACGCCCAGCTGTCTTAGACCGAGGCGCCAGCGAACCGAAAAGCGTCCATGGCTGGCAAGTAGTATTTCCGGCACCCACACCGGTCAACGCACTAACTTATGAGTCGCTGCACGGGCCGACACAAGAGTCCTTTCAGCTCCTGAAGTTGCACGGTTCGCTCAACTGGTACTGGTCGTTGGGGGAAAGTGCGACGATCGTGCGGGATGCGACCGTATGCGGTTTCGGAAGCCGTAGCGCGACCACAGAGTCTGATGAGGCGGGCGTGAAGCTCCTGGATCGATTCCTAATTCCGCCGGTCACAAGTAAAGACAGCTATTACAACGTCAATCTCGTTCATAGGCTTTGGCGCACGGCTCATGACGCGATGCAACAAGCATCGCGTCTAACCATAATCGGCTATTCAATGCCCGCAGCAGATCGAATTGCGGCAGAGCTTCTTTGTAGTGTTCCGGATGGAACACCAGTGGACATCGTGAACTGGAAATTGGGCAGCGAGGCTGATCTCGACTCACCGATTGGGCGAATTAAGCGTTTGGGAATGAATCTCGATCGGACTTGGGAAGGCGAAAGCGCTGTTAGCGATTACGTCTCTAACGGCCTGAACGCCGCTTCGAGATCGCTCCTGGAAAACAGCGCATTAAACAAGGGGAAAGAGGTAGGGGTAGTAGTTTCGATAACCCCGAATCAATCCAGCCAAAGCCAGCGGCCGGTTCCAGCGTCTATTCGCGCTAATAGCAACGGCAAAGCGAGTGTGGTGGGCTTCAATTGGCAAGACGCAGGCAACTCAAATATGCCACCAACAGAGTTCAGCCTTCAGTTACTTTCGACAGGCAGCGCAGAACTATCTGACTTTTACACGGGCCGATCGTTACTAGACGCGGTGCAGGGAGGCAAACCTTTCCTTATCCAGTCCATCAACGGCATTGTTCGTGTAATCGGGGCAACTCGTATTGAAATCGGACGTTGGCCCGCCATATATCTTTGGACAACGCCAGAGTCAGACTCATGA